The Streptomyces sp. Alt3 genome has a segment encoding these proteins:
- a CDS encoding HAD-IIA family hydrolase, translated as MERIGAVLIDIDGVLTVSWEPLPGAVEAMEALRAAEVPLALVTNTTSRTRAAIARRLADAGFSVGPDDILTAPAVTATHLREHHPGARCLLINTGDVRGDLSGVPLVEEEDTEGAVPDVVVLGGAGSAFTYAALNRAFHLVQRGAALVAMHRNLYWRTAGGLDLDTGAFLLGLERAARTEAVVTGKPSGAFFAAALAHLGADPARTLMVGDDIETDVLAAQRHGITGALVRTGKYRPETHAAADGTPDHVVDSFADVPALLERSGR; from the coding sequence ATGGAGCGAATCGGCGCGGTCCTGATCGACATCGACGGCGTACTCACCGTGTCCTGGGAGCCGCTGCCCGGTGCGGTGGAGGCCATGGAGGCCCTGCGGGCCGCGGAGGTGCCGCTGGCGCTGGTCACCAACACGACGTCCCGGACGCGCGCCGCGATCGCCCGGCGGCTCGCGGATGCGGGCTTCTCCGTCGGTCCCGACGACATCCTCACGGCGCCCGCCGTCACCGCGACCCACCTGCGCGAGCACCACCCCGGAGCCCGCTGCCTGCTGATCAACACCGGTGACGTCCGGGGTGACCTGTCCGGGGTGCCCCTCGTCGAGGAGGAGGACACCGAGGGCGCCGTCCCCGACGTCGTCGTCCTCGGCGGCGCCGGCTCCGCCTTCACCTACGCCGCGCTCAACCGGGCCTTCCACCTCGTCCAGCGGGGCGCGGCCCTCGTCGCCATGCACCGCAATTTGTACTGGCGCACCGCCGGCGGACTCGACCTCGACACCGGCGCCTTCCTCCTCGGCCTGGAGCGCGCCGCGCGCACCGAGGCCGTCGTCACCGGCAAGCCGTCCGGGGCGTTCTTCGCCGCGGCGCTGGCACACCTCGGTGCCGACCCCGCCCGGACGCTGATGGTGGGCGACGACATCGAGACGGACGTGCTGGCCGCCCAGCGCCACGGCATCACCGGGGCACTGGTCAGAACAGGCAAGTACCGGCCGGAGACCCACGCGGCGGCCGACGGCACCCCGGACCACGTGGTCGACTCCTTCGCGGACGTACCCGCGCTGCTGGAACGGTCGGGCCGCTGA
- a CDS encoding NADPH-dependent FMN reductase, whose translation MDSNRHKLVILVGSVREGRFGPVVASWVAEQAAAHGAFDVGIVDLADLDIPLELPAASPKYAGDDYPRPAGMAALTSALEGADAFVVVSPEYNHSYPASLKAAIDWHFTQWTAKPVAFVSYGGAAGGRHAVLHLENVLTELHAVTIRDGLAFPNYYTAWEDGRPLDPGAPGYAKTLLEQLAWWAGALRAAREANPYPA comes from the coding sequence ATGGACAGCAACAGGCACAAGCTGGTGATCCTCGTCGGAAGCGTTCGCGAGGGACGGTTCGGCCCGGTCGTGGCCTCATGGGTCGCCGAACAGGCGGCAGCCCACGGCGCGTTCGACGTCGGCATCGTCGATCTGGCCGATCTCGACATCCCGTTGGAGCTTCCGGCGGCGTCGCCGAAGTACGCCGGGGACGACTATCCCCGCCCGGCCGGGATGGCGGCGCTGACGTCGGCCCTGGAGGGCGCCGACGCGTTCGTCGTGGTCTCGCCGGAGTACAACCACAGCTATCCCGCGTCGCTGAAGGCCGCCATCGACTGGCACTTCACCCAGTGGACGGCCAAGCCCGTCGCGTTCGTGAGTTACGGCGGGGCGGCGGGCGGCCGGCACGCGGTGCTGCACCTGGAGAACGTACTGACCGAACTGCACGCCGTCACGATCCGCGACGGTCTCGCCTTCCCGAACTACTACACGGCGTGGGAGGACGGCCGCCCCCTCGACCCCGGGGCCCCCGGGTACGCCAAGACGCTGCTCGAACAACTGGCCTGGTGGGCGGGTGCCCTCCGGGCGGCGCGCGAGGCGAACCCGTACCCCGCCTGA
- a CDS encoding ABC transporter ATP-binding protein, which yields MTSSTETTLAELEKRATARRDRPSYGHDALIACDRLVRVFSTDGVEVQALQGLDLLVTEGELMALVGASGSGKSTLMNILAGLDVPTAGSAKVAGCDLLAMGQKERLRYRRDVVGFVWQQTSRNLLSYLTAAQNITLPMQLRGGGRNRERAARAESLLTMLDVADCRDRRPAQMSGGQQQRVAIAVALANNPSVLLADEPTGELDSATGEQVFAAFRRANEELGTTIVIVTHDQAVASEVRRTVAIRDGRTSSEVLRRTEVDAATGQESQVAREYAMLDRAGRLQLPADYTAALGMEHRVMLELEQDHIGVWPDAPDAPKE from the coding sequence GTGACATCGTCGACAGAGACCACGCTGGCGGAACTCGAGAAACGGGCCACCGCGCGCCGCGACCGGCCTTCGTACGGGCACGACGCCCTGATCGCCTGCGACCGGCTGGTACGCGTCTTCTCCACCGACGGTGTGGAGGTGCAGGCGCTCCAGGGGCTCGACCTCCTGGTCACCGAGGGCGAGTTGATGGCCCTGGTGGGCGCCTCGGGCAGCGGGAAGTCGACGCTGATGAACATCCTGGCGGGTCTGGACGTGCCCACGGCCGGGTCGGCGAAGGTGGCGGGCTGCGACCTGCTGGCCATGGGGCAGAAGGAGCGGCTGCGCTACCGCCGGGACGTCGTCGGTTTCGTCTGGCAGCAGACCTCCCGCAACCTCCTGTCTTATCTGACCGCCGCCCAGAACATCACGCTCCCCATGCAGCTGCGCGGCGGCGGCCGCAACCGCGAACGGGCAGCGCGGGCCGAGTCGTTGCTCACGATGCTGGACGTCGCGGACTGCCGGGACCGCCGGCCCGCCCAGATGTCCGGCGGGCAGCAGCAGCGGGTGGCGATCGCGGTGGCCCTCGCCAACAACCCTTCGGTGCTGCTCGCCGACGAACCGACCGGTGAGCTGGACTCCGCGACCGGCGAGCAGGTGTTCGCCGCGTTCCGCCGGGCCAACGAGGAGCTCGGCACGACGATCGTGATCGTCACCCACGACCAGGCGGTGGCGAGCGAGGTACGCCGCACGGTCGCGATCCGCGACGGCCGTACGTCCTCCGAGGTCCTGCGGCGCACCGAGGTGGACGCGGCGACGGGGCAGGAGTCCCAGGTGGCGCGGGAGTACGCGATGCTCGACCGGGCGGGCAGGCTCCAGCTGCCCGCCGACTACACCGCGGCGCTGGGGATGGAGCACCGGGTGATGCTGGAGCTGGAGCAGGACCACATCGGGGTGTGGCCGGACGCACCGGACGCGCCGAAGGAGTAG
- a CDS encoding single-stranded DNA-binding protein — protein sequence MNETMVTLVGNAATPVDFRETATGSTARFRLAVTPRRWDREQQVWTDGSTGFYTVWARRTLAANLSGSVSVGEPLVVHGRLKVREEERDGVWRTSVDIDAVAVGHDLTRGTAAFRRVVRCDPALTAPTHRQKPATEMTSVS from the coding sequence ATGAACGAGACCATGGTGACGCTGGTGGGAAACGCGGCGACCCCGGTGGATTTCAGGGAGACGGCGACGGGATCGACGGCGCGATTCCGGCTGGCTGTGACACCCCGGCGGTGGGACCGGGAGCAGCAGGTCTGGACGGACGGCAGCACCGGCTTCTACACGGTGTGGGCACGGCGGACACTCGCGGCGAACCTGTCCGGTTCGGTCTCCGTCGGAGAGCCGCTCGTCGTCCACGGCCGTCTGAAGGTGCGGGAGGAGGAGCGGGACGGGGTGTGGCGGACCTCCGTGGACATCGACGCGGTGGCGGTGGGACACGACCTGACGAGGGGCACGGCCGCGTTCCGGCGCGTGGTCAGATGCGACCCCGCCCTGACAGCGCCTACGCACCGTCAGAAACCGGCCACAGAAATGACATCGGTGTCCTGA
- a CDS encoding Cys-Gln thioester bond-forming surface protein — MGPSKGRGLVRTAAAMLATGLVAAGTIVGATAATAAPADESGAHQGGAVAVLDGLKTYGTAQLNTGEGKKPQELPAGLFEMKVDGGGTIQTYCIDFHTPTKDGAKYLETPWDQSSLGANADAGKVRWILQHSYPQVNDFAALAKEAGTGPLNEKTAAAGTQVAIWRFSDKADVTAKDENAEKLADWLEANAQNVAEPKASVGLSPAAVSGKAGEKLGPITVHTDAGQVSVAPPADAAASGVQVTDKAGKAVTEAADGSDLYFSVPEDATDGSASLTVQATTSVPVGRVFAGLTKSQTMILAGSSESTVSATATATWAEKGAVPAVTAQKNCAKGGVDITASNTGDEAFTFELAGTEHTIPAGETRTVTVPVGEDEAYDFTITGPGGFSENFKGVLDCETAGTPAPGDDTTTQTGSEPTPAPAASTPGTEGDLAATGGSSATPVIAGVAIALVVLGGGAVFMLRRKKPQTSGE; from the coding sequence GTGGGCCCGAGCAAGGGCCGCGGTCTCGTCAGGACGGCCGCCGCGATGCTGGCCACCGGGCTGGTCGCCGCGGGAACGATCGTCGGAGCGACGGCCGCCACGGCCGCGCCCGCGGACGAGTCGGGTGCGCACCAGGGTGGTGCGGTCGCCGTACTGGACGGTCTGAAGACCTACGGCACCGCCCAGCTCAACACCGGTGAGGGCAAGAAGCCCCAGGAGCTGCCCGCCGGCCTGTTCGAGATGAAGGTCGACGGCGGCGGCACGATCCAGACGTACTGCATCGACTTCCACACGCCCACCAAGGACGGCGCGAAGTACCTGGAGACCCCCTGGGACCAGTCTTCGCTCGGTGCCAACGCGGACGCCGGCAAGGTGCGCTGGATCCTGCAGCACTCCTACCCGCAGGTCAACGACTTCGCGGCGCTCGCCAAGGAGGCCGGTACCGGCCCGCTCAACGAGAAGACCGCCGCCGCCGGCACCCAGGTCGCCATCTGGCGCTTCTCCGACAAGGCCGATGTGACGGCCAAGGACGAGAACGCCGAGAAGCTCGCCGACTGGCTGGAGGCGAACGCGCAGAACGTCGCGGAGCCCAAGGCGTCCGTGGGGCTGTCTCCGGCCGCCGTCTCCGGCAAGGCCGGTGAGAAGCTGGGTCCGATCACCGTCCACACCGACGCCGGCCAGGTCTCGGTGGCACCGCCCGCCGACGCCGCCGCCAGCGGGGTCCAGGTCACGGACAAGGCCGGCAAGGCCGTCACCGAGGCCGCCGACGGTTCCGACCTGTACTTCTCCGTCCCCGAGGACGCCACCGACGGCTCCGCCTCGCTGACCGTCCAGGCCACCACGTCCGTGCCGGTCGGCCGGGTCTTCGCCGGGCTCACCAAGAGCCAGACCATGATCCTCGCCGGCTCCAGCGAGTCGACCGTCTCCGCGACGGCGACCGCCACCTGGGCCGAGAAGGGTGCCGTCCCGGCGGTCACCGCGCAGAAGAACTGCGCCAAGGGCGGCGTCGACATCACCGCGAGCAACACCGGTGACGAGGCGTTCACCTTCGAGCTCGCCGGTACCGAGCACACCATCCCGGCCGGTGAGACCCGCACGGTGACCGTCCCGGTCGGCGAGGACGAGGCCTACGACTTCACGATCACCGGCCCCGGCGGCTTCAGCGAGAACTTCAAGGGCGTCCTGGACTGCGAGACCGCAGGCACCCCGGCCCCGGGTGACGACACCACGACCCAGACCGGTTCCGAGCCCACGCCCGCGCCCGCCGCGAGCACCCCGGGCACCGAGGGTGACCTCGCCGCGACCGGCGGTTCCAGCGCCACCCCCGTCATCGCGGGTGTCGCCATCGCCCTCGTCGTCCTCGGCGGCGGCGCGGTCTTCATGCTCCGCCGCAAGAAGCCGCAGACCAGCGGTGAGTGA
- a CDS encoding acyl-CoA thioesterase, whose product MARHIYSCPLRWSDMDAFGHVNNVVFLRYLEEARIDFMFRLAPGDGSPSFSGGSVVARHEIDYVRPLVHRHAPVTIESWVTKITAASLTIAYEVKDPEQVYVRASTVVVPYNLAEERPRRITAEEKLFLQEYLDQEPAVV is encoded by the coding sequence TTGGCCCGTCACATCTACAGCTGCCCACTCCGCTGGTCGGACATGGATGCCTTCGGCCACGTGAACAACGTGGTCTTCCTCCGCTACCTGGAGGAGGCGCGCATCGACTTCATGTTCCGGCTGGCGCCGGGGGACGGTTCGCCGTCCTTCTCGGGCGGCTCGGTCGTGGCCAGGCACGAGATCGACTACGTGCGCCCGCTGGTCCACCGGCACGCGCCGGTGACCATCGAGTCCTGGGTCACGAAGATAACGGCCGCGTCCCTGACGATCGCCTACGAGGTCAAGGACCCCGAGCAGGTCTACGTACGGGCGTCGACGGTCGTCGTGCCCTACAACCTGGCCGAGGAGCGGCCCCGGCGGATCACCGCCGAGGAGAAGCTCTTCCTCCAGGAGTACCTCGACCAGGAGCCCGCCGTCGTATGA
- a CDS encoding helix-turn-helix domain-containing protein produces MGTPLGDFIRARRDSIQPQSLGLPDHGRRRAPGLRRSDLAGRAGISVEYLTRLEQGRDRNPSVAVVNAVADALSLSASEREHLRFLSKITGGECTAHARPAPPLREVRPQVLETLRLLEPGIAMVTNRLGDVLARTSAYESVTGGTGLLDSDAPNLTRYVFTDPRARTFFADWDAVADEQAFDLWLAPSIGSSERLTAELAPVAGPDFTRRLNSHEVPRRGALRLKHPAGGELRLLRETLDLASDAQQLVVFLPADEETSQALARLPDLPTHGRLRAIS; encoded by the coding sequence ATGGGGACGCCGTTGGGAGACTTCATCCGGGCCAGACGTGACAGCATCCAGCCGCAGTCGCTGGGCCTGCCGGACCACGGGCGGCGCAGGGCACCGGGGCTGCGGCGCTCGGACCTCGCCGGGCGTGCCGGTATCAGCGTGGAGTACTTGACCCGCCTGGAGCAGGGCCGTGACCGCAACCCCTCGGTCGCGGTGGTGAACGCGGTCGCGGACGCGCTCAGCCTCAGCGCCTCCGAGCGCGAGCATCTGCGCTTCCTCTCGAAGATCACCGGCGGCGAGTGCACCGCCCACGCCCGGCCCGCACCGCCGCTCCGGGAGGTCCGCCCGCAGGTACTGGAGACGCTCCGCCTCCTCGAACCGGGCATCGCCATGGTGACCAACCGGCTGGGCGACGTCCTCGCCCGCACCAGCGCGTACGAGTCGGTGACCGGCGGGACCGGGCTTCTCGACTCCGACGCCCCGAACCTCACCCGCTACGTCTTCACCGACCCCCGCGCCCGGACGTTCTTCGCCGACTGGGACGCCGTCGCCGACGAGCAGGCCTTCGACCTGTGGCTCGCGCCGTCCATCGGGAGCTCCGAGCGGCTCACCGCGGAACTCGCCCCCGTAGCGGGCCCCGACTTCACCCGCCGCCTGAACAGCCATGAGGTCCCGCGACGCGGAGCCCTCCGCCTCAAGCACCCGGCCGGGGGCGAACTCCGACTGCTCCGCGAGACGCTCGACCTCGCCTCGGACGCCCAGCAACTGGTCGTCTTCCTCCCCGCCGACGAGGAGACGTCGCAGGCGCTGGCCCGGCTCCCCGACCTGCCGACGCACGGGCGACTCCGGGCCATCTCGTAA
- a CDS encoding GTPase has translation MTAVTDQGRDHGQGHGPEGEGPAEVPGDDVRRWDDGLIARRAAEAAQDRLEAERPPQDEPGPEAEAYAMPGSSLRPRLDALRELVGLSRARLDGGTLAEAGRVLDEASARQRLSARHTVVAVAGATGSGKSTLFNALAGVQISDTGLRRPTTSAPIACSWTDGAAGLLDRLAIPGRLRRRPVQGGTAVDEALQGLVLVDLPDHDSAATGHRDQVDRVLALVDAVIWVVDPEKYADAALHERYLRPLAGHAEISFVVLNQIDRLSGEAADLVLDDLRRLLDEDGMAVGEHGEPGATVMSLSALSGAGVGDLRELLGRFVQDRTAAARRLSADVDAAAARLRSVYVADGRPGLGERARDEFTERLAEAVGAAAAGQAAEREWRRNAGRACGTPWLRLWRWYESTRQLGGLDLMAQVLAPPEEELTARQRVEQAVRQLADDAVDGLPTPWAQAVREAAVNGAKGLPEALDDLSRNAQSGGGGRGRGGNTDTGSAPVGQGGSTTAAGRGKRGSASSGRATAPVTGAPVTRGTRPPRPAWWPAAVFAQASMTLLQIFGGLWLLGQIVGVIEPGLLTPALLMLAGVIGGPLVEWSCAAAARGPARRYGQEAERRLREAAAGCGRARVLDPVAAELARYREVRERYVAVTEFSTTGA, from the coding sequence ATGACTGCCGTCACTGACCAGGGCCGGGACCACGGACAAGGACACGGGCCCGAAGGGGAGGGGCCGGCGGAGGTCCCGGGCGACGACGTGCGGCGCTGGGACGACGGGCTCATCGCCCGCCGCGCCGCCGAGGCCGCGCAGGACAGGCTGGAGGCCGAACGGCCCCCGCAGGACGAACCGGGGCCCGAGGCCGAGGCGTACGCGATGCCCGGCAGCTCGCTCAGGCCCCGGCTGGACGCGCTGCGCGAGCTGGTGGGACTCTCCCGCGCCCGGCTCGACGGCGGAACCCTGGCCGAGGCCGGACGCGTGCTCGACGAGGCGTCGGCCCGCCAGCGGCTGTCGGCCCGGCACACGGTCGTTGCCGTCGCGGGGGCCACCGGAAGCGGGAAGTCCACCCTCTTCAACGCACTCGCGGGCGTGCAGATCTCCGACACGGGGCTGCGCAGGCCGACCACCTCGGCGCCCATCGCCTGCAGTTGGACCGACGGTGCCGCGGGGCTGCTCGACCGGCTGGCCATCCCGGGACGGCTCCGGCGCAGGCCGGTGCAGGGCGGTACGGCCGTCGACGAGGCGCTGCAGGGTCTCGTCCTGGTGGACCTGCCCGACCACGACTCGGCGGCGACCGGGCACCGGGATCAGGTGGACCGGGTGCTGGCCCTGGTCGACGCGGTGATCTGGGTCGTCGACCCGGAGAAGTACGCCGACGCCGCCCTGCACGAACGCTATCTGCGGCCGCTCGCCGGGCACGCCGAGATCTCCTTCGTCGTGCTCAACCAGATCGACCGGCTGTCCGGCGAGGCCGCCGACCTGGTGCTGGACGATCTGCGCCGGCTGCTCGACGAGGACGGCATGGCGGTGGGGGAACACGGCGAACCCGGCGCCACGGTCATGTCGCTGTCCGCGCTCAGCGGGGCCGGGGTGGGCGACCTGCGTGAACTGCTCGGCAGGTTCGTCCAGGACCGCACCGCGGCGGCGCGCAGGCTGTCCGCCGACGTGGACGCGGCCGCGGCACGGCTCCGGTCGGTGTACGTCGCCGACGGGCGGCCCGGACTCGGCGAGCGGGCCCGCGACGAGTTCACCGAGCGCCTCGCGGAGGCCGTAGGAGCGGCGGCGGCCGGCCAGGCGGCGGAGCGTGAGTGGCGCAGGAACGCGGGCCGGGCCTGCGGGACTCCCTGGCTGCGGCTCTGGCGCTGGTACGAGTCCACCCGGCAGCTCGGGGGCCTCGACCTGATGGCGCAGGTGCTCGCACCTCCGGAGGAGGAGCTGACCGCCCGGCAACGGGTGGAACAGGCCGTGCGGCAGTTGGCGGACGACGCCGTCGACGGGCTGCCCACGCCATGGGCCCAGGCCGTGCGCGAGGCGGCGGTGAACGGGGCGAAGGGACTGCCCGAGGCGCTGGACGACCTGTCACGGAACGCGCAGTCGGGAGGCGGCGGCCGGGGCCGCGGAGGCAACACGGACACCGGATCCGCTCCCGTCGGGCAGGGCGGGTCCACCACGGCGGCGGGGCGGGGAAAGCGTGGCTCCGCGTCGTCGGGCAGGGCGACCGCACCCGTCACCGGGGCCCCGGTGACGCGTGGCACCAGGCCGCCGCGCCCCGCGTGGTGGCCGGCGGCCGTCTTCGCGCAGGCCTCGATGACGTTGCTCCAGATCTTCGGGGGCCTGTGGCTGCTCGGCCAGATCGTGGGCGTGATCGAACCCGGCCTGCTCACCCCGGCTCTGCTCATGCTGGCGGGAGTGATCGGCGGACCGCTCGTGGAGTGGTCGTGCGCGGCCGCGGCGCGGGGTCCGGCGCGCAGGTACGGGCAGGAGGCGGAGCGGCGCCTGCGCGAGGCGGCGGCCGGCTGCGGCAGGGCCAGGGTCCTCGATCCGGTGGCGGCGGAACTGGCGCGCTACCGGGAGGTGCGGGAACGCTATGTGGCGGTGACGGAGTTTTCCACAACCGGTGCGTGA
- a CDS encoding GTPase domain-containing protein, producing the protein MDVRPQLIDALSALRDRVAAVRLPLPLPGAPRARQTRTELLAQLDDYLVPRLKDPEAPLLAVIGGSTGAGKSTLVNSLVGCRVSEAGVLRPTTRTPVLVCHPDDHHWFAGVRVLPQLTRVWLPPGQVPDPDGLDHLGIDGDRDDTVLRVETAATLPRGLALLDAPDIDSLVVRNRVLAAELICAADVWVMVTTASRYADAVPWHLLRTAKEYDASLVTVLDRVPHQVIAEVSRQYAALLTRAGLGEVPRFTIPELPESAGGGSGLLPTTAVAPLRAWLTHRAQDPAARQQAVGRTATGVIDSLNVRMPELAGAVAAQYAAAVRLTGVVEEAYGKELARVRRRLGNGAVLAGGARTRWRGYPLYSTAGELLDALVESLVALLQCAVAASDEQIRATWQREPAAGIFRFEDAGREAGGWGPAEDIQGRIGMAVRRWRRVLEELAEEEARLLERNAAPDAETVAALLAAALLGGRRARGAGEQLAERIGAQGALRLRDKGGALLTGCLDQVMQGERDRRLAPLDGLEVAPEPQAELIAALSLLQKARWQR; encoded by the coding sequence ATGGATGTACGGCCCCAGCTCATCGACGCACTTTCCGCCCTGCGCGACCGTGTCGCTGCCGTGCGTCTTCCACTCCCGCTGCCGGGCGCCCCGCGCGCCCGGCAGACGCGGACCGAACTGCTCGCCCAGCTCGACGACTACCTCGTACCCCGTCTCAAGGACCCCGAGGCGCCGTTGCTCGCGGTCATCGGGGGATCCACCGGCGCGGGCAAGTCGACGCTCGTCAACTCGCTGGTGGGTTGCCGGGTCAGCGAGGCCGGGGTGCTGCGCCCCACCACGCGCACCCCCGTGCTCGTCTGCCACCCGGACGACCACCACTGGTTCGCCGGGGTGCGGGTGCTGCCCCAGCTGACACGGGTGTGGCTGCCTCCGGGGCAGGTCCCGGACCCGGACGGCCTCGACCACCTGGGGATCGACGGCGACCGGGACGACACCGTGCTGCGGGTCGAGACCGCGGCGACCCTGCCCAGGGGACTCGCGCTGCTCGACGCACCCGACATCGACTCCCTCGTCGTACGCAACCGGGTCCTGGCCGCCGAGCTCATCTGCGCAGCCGACGTATGGGTGATGGTGACCACCGCGTCCCGGTACGCCGACGCCGTGCCGTGGCACCTGCTGCGCACCGCCAAGGAGTACGACGCCTCCCTGGTCACCGTCCTGGACCGGGTGCCGCACCAGGTGATCGCCGAGGTGTCCCGGCAGTACGCCGCCCTGCTCACCCGGGCCGGTCTCGGCGAGGTGCCCCGCTTCACCATCCCGGAGCTCCCCGAGTCCGCGGGCGGGGGCAGCGGACTGCTGCCCACCACCGCCGTCGCGCCCCTGCGCGCCTGGCTCACCCACCGGGCGCAGGACCCGGCAGCCCGTCAGCAGGCCGTGGGACGCACGGCGACCGGGGTCATCGACTCGCTCAACGTGCGGATGCCCGAGCTGGCCGGGGCGGTGGCGGCGCAGTACGCGGCGGCCGTGCGGCTCACCGGCGTGGTCGAGGAGGCGTACGGGAAGGAGCTGGCACGCGTGCGGCGGCGGCTCGGCAACGGCGCGGTGCTGGCCGGCGGAGCACGCACCCGGTGGCGCGGATACCCGCTGTACAGCACCGCGGGAGAACTCCTGGACGCGCTGGTGGAGAGCCTGGTGGCCCTGCTGCAGTGCGCGGTGGCGGCCTCCGACGAGCAGATCCGCGCGACCTGGCAACGCGAGCCCGCCGCCGGGATCTTCCGGTTCGAGGACGCGGGCCGTGAGGCCGGAGGGTGGGGGCCCGCCGAGGACATCCAGGGCCGGATCGGCATGGCCGTACGGCGCTGGCGGCGGGTGCTGGAGGAACTCGCCGAGGAGGAGGCGCGGCTGCTCGAACGCAACGCGGCGCCCGACGCCGAGACGGTGGCGGCGCTCCTGGCCGCCGCCCTCCTCGGCGGGCGCCGCGCCAGGGGCGCGGGGGAGCAGCTCGCCGAACGGATCGGCGCCCAGGGGGCGCTGCGCCTCCGCGACAAGGGCGGGGCGCTGCTCACCGGCTGCCTGGACCAGGTCATGCAGGGTGAGCGCGATCGCCGGCTCGCCCCGCTGGACGGGCTCGAGGTCGCCCCCGAACCACAGGCCGAACTCATCGCAGCGCTGTCCCTACTGCAGAAGGCGAGGTGGCAGCGATGA
- the ettA gene encoding energy-dependent translational throttle protein EttA yields the protein MAEYIYTMRKTRKAHGDKVILDDVNLNFLPGAKIGVVGPNGAGKSTVLKIMAGLEQPSNGDAFISPGFSVGILMQEPKLDESKTVLENVQDGAAEIMGKLKRFNEVAELMATDYSDALMDEMGKLQEDLDHANAWDLDAQLEQAMDALGCPPGDWPVNNLSGGEKRRVALCKLLIEAPDLLLLDEPTNHLDAESVNWLEQHLSKYAGAVVAVTHDRYFLNNVAEWILELDRGRALPYEGNYSTYLDKKATRLKVEGRKDEKRAKRLKEELEWVRSNAKGRQTKSKARLARYEEMAAEADKMRKLDFEEIQIPPGPRLGSIVVEVENLSKAFGDKVLIDDLSFTLPRNGIVGVIGPNGAGKTTLFKMIQGLETPDSGAIKVGDTVKISYVDQSRANIDPKKTLWAVVSDELDYINVGQVEMPSRAYVSAFGFKGPDQQKPAGVLSGGERNRLNLALTLKEGGNLLLLDEPTNDLDVETLSSLENALLEFPGAAVVISHDRWFLDRVATHILAYEGDSKWYWFEGNFESYEKNKVERLGADAARPHRATYKKLTRG from the coding sequence TTGGCTGAGTACATCTACACCATGCGCAAGACGCGCAAAGCGCACGGCGACAAGGTGATTCTCGATGATGTCAACCTGAACTTCCTGCCCGGCGCGAAGATCGGTGTCGTGGGGCCCAACGGTGCCGGTAAGTCCACGGTGCTGAAGATCATGGCGGGCCTGGAGCAGCCGTCCAACGGCGACGCCTTCATCTCGCCCGGGTTCAGCGTCGGCATCCTCATGCAGGAGCCGAAGCTCGACGAGAGCAAGACCGTGCTGGAGAACGTCCAGGACGGCGCCGCCGAGATCATGGGCAAGCTCAAGCGCTTCAACGAGGTCGCCGAGCTCATGGCGACCGACTACTCCGACGCGCTCATGGACGAGATGGGCAAGCTCCAGGAGGACCTGGACCACGCCAACGCGTGGGACCTCGACGCCCAGCTGGAGCAGGCCATGGACGCCCTGGGCTGCCCGCCCGGCGACTGGCCCGTCAACAACCTCTCCGGCGGCGAGAAGCGCCGTGTGGCGCTCTGCAAGCTGCTCATCGAGGCCCCGGACCTCCTCCTCCTCGACGAGCCCACCAACCACCTCGACGCCGAGTCGGTGAACTGGCTGGAGCAGCACCTCTCGAAGTACGCGGGCGCCGTCGTCGCCGTCACGCACGACCGGTACTTCCTGAACAACGTCGCCGAGTGGATCCTCGAGCTCGACCGGGGCCGCGCCCTGCCCTACGAGGGCAACTACTCCACGTACCTCGACAAGAAGGCCACCCGCCTCAAGGTCGAGGGCCGCAAGGACGAGAAGCGCGCCAAGCGGCTCAAGGAAGAGCTGGAGTGGGTCCGCTCCAACGCCAAGGGCCGGCAGACCAAGTCCAAGGCACGTCTCGCCCGTTACGAGGAGATGGCGGCCGAGGCGGACAAGATGCGGAAGCTGGACTTCGAGGAGATCCAGATCCCGCCGGGCCCGCGGCTCGGTTCCATCGTCGTCGAGGTCGAGAACCTCTCGAAGGCCTTCGGCGACAAGGTCCTCATCGACGACCTGTCGTTCACGCTGCCGCGCAACGGCATCGTCGGCGTCATCGGTCCGAACGGTGCGGGCAAGACCACGCTGTTCAAGATGATCCAGGGCCTGGAGACCCCCGACTCCGGCGCCATCAAGGTCGGCGACACGGTCAAGATCTCCTACGTCGACCAGTCCCGCGCCAACATCGACCCGAAGAAGACCCTCTGGGCCGTCGTGTCGGACGAGCTGGACTACATCAACGTCGGCCAGGTCGAGATGCCCTCGCGGGCGTACGTCTCCGCGTTCGGCTTCAAGGGCCCGGACCAGCAGAAGCCCGCCGGTGTCCTCTCCGGTGGTGAGCGCAACCGTCTGAACCTGGCGCTTACGCTCAAGGAGGGCGGCAACCTGCTGCTCCTCGACGAGCCCACCAACGACCTCGACGTCGAGACCCTGTCCTCGCTCGAGAACGCGCTGCTGGAGTTCCCCGGTGCAGCGGTGGTCATCTCCCACGACCGCTGGTTCCTGGACCGCGTCGCCACGCACATCCTGGCGTACGAGGGCGACTCCAAGTGGTACTGGTTCGAGGGCAACTTCGAGTCGTACGAGAAGAACAAGGTCGAGCGTCTCGGCGCGGACGCGGCCCGCCCGCACCGTGCCACCTACAAGAAGCTCACGCGAGGCTGA